One genomic region from Cardiocondyla obscurior isolate alpha-2009 linkage group LG01, Cobs3.1, whole genome shotgun sequence encodes:
- the LOC139104898 gene encoding glutathione S-transferase 1-like isoform X1: MSRRDFAFSLIDSLDIYFKMPIDLYQVPGSAPCRAVRLAAAAIGVDINLKNTDLMAGEHLKPEFLKMNPQHTIPTLDDNGVYLWESRAIMTYLANQYGKNDSLYPKEPKKRAVVDQRLYFDLGSLYQSFADYYYTLIFTGVTPDQAKFEKINNVLSFLDKFLEGENYAAGKTLTLADLALVVTISNFKLMDHDLSKYSNILKWYDRIQSEAPKFNEIESAGMKAFKDFVDNLRKNK; the protein is encoded by the exons ATGTCGCGACGCGATTTTGCCTTTTCTCTGATCGACTCCCTAGATATTT ATTTTAAGATGCCCATCGATCTTTACCAAGTTCCCGGAAGTGCACCATGTCGAGCCGTGCGCTTGGCGGCGGCGGCTATAGGAGTAGATATAAACTTGAAGAACACTGACCTCATGGCCGGCGAGCACCTAAAACCCGAATTTCTCAAG ATGAACCCACAACATACAATTCCAACGTTAGACGACAATGGCGTGTATTTGTGGGAGAG CCGCGCGATTATGACCTACCTGGCCAATCAATACGGCAAGAACGATTCTCTCTATCCCAAAGAGCCGAAGAAACGAGCCGTGGTCGACCAAAGGCTGTATTTCGACCTGGGATCTCTATACCAGTCGTTCGCCGATTATTAC TACACGCTGATATTCACTGGCGTCACTCCGGATCAGGCGAAGTTCGAGAAGATCAACAACGTTCTGTCCTTCCTGGACAAATTCCTGGAAGGGGAGAATTACGCGGCTGGAAAAACTCTGACCCTTGCCGATCTCGCCCTGGTCGTCACCATTTCGAATTTTAAG cttaTGGACCACGACTTGAGCAAATATAGCAACATTTTGAAATGGTACGACAGAATTCAATCCGAAGCACCTAAGTTCAATGAAATCGAAAGTGCCGGTATGAAAGCGTTTAAGGATTTCGTCGACAATCTCCgcaaaaataagtaa
- the LOC139104898 gene encoding glutathione S-transferase 1-like isoform X2: MPIDLYQVPGSAPCRAVRLAAAAIGVDINLKNTDLMAGEHLKPEFLKMNPQHTIPTLDDNGVYLWESRAIMTYLANQYGKNDSLYPKEPKKRAVVDQRLYFDLGSLYQSFADYYYTLIFTGVTPDQAKFEKINNVLSFLDKFLEGENYAAGKTLTLADLALVVTISNFKLMDHDLSKYSNILKWYDRIQSEAPKFNEIESAGMKAFKDFVDNLRKNK, encoded by the exons ATGCCCATCGATCTTTACCAAGTTCCCGGAAGTGCACCATGTCGAGCCGTGCGCTTGGCGGCGGCGGCTATAGGAGTAGATATAAACTTGAAGAACACTGACCTCATGGCCGGCGAGCACCTAAAACCCGAATTTCTCAAG ATGAACCCACAACATACAATTCCAACGTTAGACGACAATGGCGTGTATTTGTGGGAGAG CCGCGCGATTATGACCTACCTGGCCAATCAATACGGCAAGAACGATTCTCTCTATCCCAAAGAGCCGAAGAAACGAGCCGTGGTCGACCAAAGGCTGTATTTCGACCTGGGATCTCTATACCAGTCGTTCGCCGATTATTAC TACACGCTGATATTCACTGGCGTCACTCCGGATCAGGCGAAGTTCGAGAAGATCAACAACGTTCTGTCCTTCCTGGACAAATTCCTGGAAGGGGAGAATTACGCGGCTGGAAAAACTCTGACCCTTGCCGATCTCGCCCTGGTCGTCACCATTTCGAATTTTAAG cttaTGGACCACGACTTGAGCAAATATAGCAACATTTTGAAATGGTACGACAGAATTCAATCCGAAGCACCTAAGTTCAATGAAATCGAAAGTGCCGGTATGAAAGCGTTTAAGGATTTCGTCGACAATCTCCgcaaaaataagtaa
- the LOC139104926 gene encoding glutathione S-transferase D1-like has product MPIDCYYLPPSPPCRTIMLLAKALGIHFNFKLVNPMKGEHLTPEFVQMNPQHTIPTIDDDGFILWESRPIMAYLVGKYAKNDALYPKDPKQRAVVDQMMYFDAGSLYLGFLKCFFPICRGLANSLNEAEVARVEKSFQVLNALLDGREFATGDNLTIADFTLSTTICTMLCFDFDISRYDNVAAYYDRCKESLERFGFEEVHAMGVKAFTEMYHANLQESS; this is encoded by the exons ATGCCGATTGATTGTTATTACTTACCGCCAAGTCCGCCTTGTCGCACCATTATGCTGCTCGCAAAAGCACTGGGCATTCACTTTAATTTCAAGCTCGTGAATCCCATGAAAGGGGAACATTTGACGCCAGAATTCGTACAG ATGAATCCGCAACATACAATACCAACCATCGACGACgacggttttattttatggGAGAG TCGCCCTATTATGGCATATTTAGTCGGCAAATACGCGAAAAATGACGCTCTTTATCCGAAAGATCCGAAACAGCGGGCGGTGGTGGATCAAATGATGTATTTCGATGCCGGCAGCCTCTATCTCGGCTTTCTGAAATGTTTT TTCCCGATATGCAGAGGCCTGGCCAACTCTCTTAACGAGGCAGAAGTCGCTCGGGTGGAAAAATCATTTCAAGTGCTGAACGCTCTTCTCGACGGTAGGGAATTCGCGACCGGTGATAATTTGACAATCGCTGACTTCACTCTTAGTACAACCATTTGCACGATGCTG TGTTTCGACTTCGACATCAGCCGTTACGATAACGTCGCTGCTTATTACGATCGCTGCAAGGAGAGCCTGGAGAGATTTGGGTTCGAGGAGGTGCACGCCATGGGCGTTAAAGCGTTTACCGAGATGTACCACGCGAACCTGCAAGAATCTAGTTAA